A window of Bos taurus isolate L1 Dominette 01449 registration number 42190680 breed Hereford chromosome 19, ARS-UCD2.0, whole genome shotgun sequence contains these coding sequences:
- the LOC777598 gene encoding keratin associated protein-like, with product MTVSCCGPTFSSSSCGGGCLQPCCYRDPCCCRPVSCQTTVSRPVTCVPRCTRPICEPCRRPVCCDPCSLQEGCCRPITCCPTSCQAVVCRPCCWATTCCQPISVQSPCCRPTCCRPAPCRTTCRTFRTSPCC from the coding sequence ATGACCGTCTCCTGCTGCGgccccaccttctcctcctccagctgTGGCGGAGGCTGCCTCCAGCCCTGCTGCTACCGCGACCCCTGCTGCTGCCGCCCAGTGTCCTGCCAGACCACCGTGAGCCGCCCCGTGACCTGCGTGCCCCGCTGCACGCGCCCCATCTGCGAGCCCTGCCGCCGCCCAGTCTGCTGCGACCCCTGCAGCCTGCAGGAGGGCTGCTGCCGCCCCATCACCTGCTGCCCCACGTCCTGCCAGGCCGTGGTCTGCCGCCCCTGCTGCTGGGCCACCACGTGCTGCCAGCCCATCTCTGTGCAGTCCCCGTGCTGCCGGCCCACCTGCTGCCGGCCCGCCCCCTGCCGCACCACCTGCCGCACCTTCAGGACCTCCCCCTGCTGCTGA